The following DNA comes from Acidimicrobiia bacterium.
TGGTCTTCATCCCGGGGAGGCCGCAGTACGACGCGGGGATGCGGATGGAGCCGCCGCCGTCGCTGCCGGTGCAGGCGGGGAAGATCCCGGCCGCCACCGCCGCCGCCGAGCCACCCGACGATCCGCCGGGGGTGCGCTCCGGGTTCCACGGGTTGCGGGTGACGCCGTGGATCGGGGTGTTCGTGAAGCTCACGGCGCCGAACTCCGACGCGGTGGTGAGCCCGACGAGCACGGCACCGGCGCCGCGCAGGCGGGCGACCTCGGTGCTGTCGGCGCCGGCGACGGCGTCGCGGTACGCGAGGGTGGCGTGCGTCTCGGGCCAGCCGGCCACGCTCGCCAGCTCCTTGACCCCCATCGGCACGCCGGCGAGGGGTCCGGGGTCGCCGCCCGAGCGGACCGACGCGTCGACGGCGTCGGCTTGGGCCCGCGCGCCGTCGGCGTCGAGGAACCACACCGCGTTCAGGGCGGGGTTGCGCGCCGCGATGGCCGCGAGGCAGCCGTCGAGCAGCTCGGTGGCGGCCAGCGCGCCGGCCCGGACCTCGTCGGCCAGCTCCCACGCGTCCCGGCCCATCAGGCTCATCGCTCGGTCACCGCCTTGTGGAGCTCGGCGAAGGCCTCCTCGAGGCCGGCCTCGAGGACCTCGAGGTCGGGCCACAGGTCGCGGTCGGCGAGGAGGCCGATGTGGAGGTGCCCGCAGTACGAGAGGATGGCGACGCCGAGGTTGAGGTTCTTGGCCAGCGGCACCATCGGGTAGGCCTCGAGCATGCGGGCGCCCATCGCGTAGAGGGGGACCTGGGGCCCGGGCACGTTCGTGCACACCAGGTTGCAGAACGGCTGGTGCTCGGCGAGGCGGGCGCCGAGCCCCAGCAGCGTCGGGGCGAGGTACTCGGTGACGTGGAACAGCGCCGCCGCGCCGACGGCTTGCTCGCGAGCCTTGAGGTCCTCGGTGACGGCGCGGACCTGGGCCAGGCGACGCCGCGGGTCGCGCTCGGCGACCGCCAGCGGCACGAACATGGCCGACAGCCGGTTGCCGAGGCGGAGGTGGTCGTCGTCGTCGCGCACCGACACGGGGCAGAAGGCCTTGAGGGTCAGCTCGGGGGTGAGCTCGCCGCGGGATTCCAGGAGCCGCCCGAGCCCGCCGGCGACGCCGGCGAGGATGACGTCGTTCACGGTGCCGCCCTCGACCGCCCGCACCGCCTTGACTTCGTCGAGCGGCAGGCGCACCGAGCCGAAGCGGCGGCCGCGCCCGACGACGCGGTTCAGCGAGGTGCGCGGGGCGACGAGACCGTGGTCGGCGAGCGTGGCGACGGCGCGGGCGAGCCGCGCCACCCGCTCGGCTCGCGGCTTGGGGTCTTCGGCGGCCTGCTGGGCGCCGCGTGCGAGCTCGCCGAGCTGGTCGACCTGCTCGCGGACGGTGTCGAGGAGGAGTCGCGCCGGCCGGGGGGCGGGCTCTGGTTGCCACGGCGCCAGCCTCACCGGGCCGGCGGCGTCGCGGTGGACGTCGAGGAGCACGGTGGCGACGTCGACGCCGGAGACCCCGTCGACGAGGGCGTGATGGGTCTTCTGGACCAGGGCGACGTTGCCGCCGTCGAGCCCCTCGACGAACCACAGCTCCCACAGGGGGCGGCTCCGGTCCAGCAGCTGGGCTTGGAGCCGCTCGAAGAGGGTGAGCAGCTGCGTCCGCTCGCCCGGAGCCGGCAGCGCCGTGAGCCGGACGTGGTAGGAGATGTCGAAGCGATCGTCGTCGACCCAGATGGGCTGCCCGGCGCCGAGGGGCACGGTCTGCACTCGCTGGCGGAACCGCGGGATCCGTTCGAGCCGCGCCGCGACGTGGTCGCGCGCGCGGGCCAGCCGGAAGCGGCCCTCGGGCCCGAAGAACGGCTCGCCTTCGAAGACCGCGAGGGCGCCGTGGTGCATCGGCGTCTCGAGCGTCTCGAGGTGGAGGAAGCTGGCGTCGAGCGCGCTCAGCCGCTCGTGAGGCACGGACGCAGGCTATGGGTCGGACCCCGGCCCGGCCAGCGCGTCACGCGAAGCGGAAGCGGGGCGCCCCGGAGTCGGCTGGGCAACGTCCGGCTCAACGGGGCGCCCCATTAGCCCGGCCGTTCCCGCGGCGGTGGGGCTGGGCAGTGACCGCTCGGCGCGGGAGCCGGCCCGGGCGACCGAGGGCGACCGTGCCGGGCGGTCGCCATGCCGAAAGCATCTTCGTGGAGGTTCGCCGCGAGCGCAAGGGTCATCTCGTCGCGGTGCGCCGTCGTGTGCTTGATCAGCGGTGTCGCGTCGTCGCACCTCCCGTCGTTGCCGCCGCCCGGCTGGCGTCGGGCTCGCCCCGGGCTGTGACCGGTCCCAGGAACCACAGGGGCCCCAGCCGTGCACGCGAGCTGGGTCCGATCCCGGCGGTCCGCGCCTTCGCGGGGACGTCGTGATGTCGCGTTTGGCCGCTTCCAGGCGTCGGGTGATGGCTTCTGGGGACGTCACCGGGACACGGGCGCGGCCACGCCGTGACCTCGCGCTCAGGTGGCGCAGGCCGTGAAGCCGAGGGCGGCGGCGATGCTGTTGGCCTGGTCGGAGAGGCCGTTGAGCACGTTGACCTGGCCGGTGCTGCGGGTGAGCAGGTCGTTGTAGCCCTCGCCGGACCGGGTGCGGTCGGCGAGCGCGTCGAGCTGGTCGGCGTAGCGGCCGAGCAGCGACGCGAACCGCTGGATCTCGCCGACGCGAGAGGCGGGCGGGTTCAGCGCGCCGATGGCCTGGGCGCGGCCACGCAGCTCGGACGCCGCCGCGTGCAGGTAGCGCGCCACGCGCGCGCCCTTCGCGGTCGGGTCTTGGGCGTTCACCAGGTCGGTGCTCGCCCGTTGGAGGTGCTGACACTCAGCGTTGACCTTGGCGATCAGCTGGGACTGGCTCAGCGCCTTGCCGGGTCCACCGCCACCGCAGGCTGCGAGGAGGACCGCCACGGCCCCGGCTGCCGCGCTCCTTCGCAACCGCTCCTCCGATCCTCGGATGCGGGGCACGGTACCCTCGGGTCGTGCTTCCCGACTACGCGAACTACGAGAGCGCGATCGGTCTCGACTGGTACGCGCTGGACCCGAACCTGGCCTCGCTGCTCGACCGCCTGCTACCCGACGCCGACGACCGGGCGTTCGCCGAGGAGCACGTGGCGCGGTACGGCGTCCTGTGCGGCGGCGAACTGGCCCGGCGCGCCGAGGTGACCGACAAGCACGGTCCGGTGCTCCGCCGCTACGACCGCTGGGGTCAGGAAGTCGACACGGTCGAGCATCATCCGACGTGGCTGGCGAGCAAGGAGGACCTCGTGCGCGCGGGGTTCACCGGCCTGGCGGCCCACGCCGGTCGTCCGGTCCCCGCGGTGCTCACGGCGTCGCTGGCCTACCTCGTGTGCCAGGCGGAGACCGCCATCTACTGCGGGCTGGGGATGACGGCCGGCGCGGCAGACATCGTGGAGCGCTTCGCGCCGGACGACGTGCGCGACGAGCTGGTGACCCGCCTGACGAGCGTCGACCCCGCGACGGCCTGGGAGGGCGGCATGTTCCTCACCGAGCGTCAGGGCGGCAGCGACGTGGGCGCCAACACGACCCGGGCCGTGCCCGACGGCGGCGAGTGGCGGCTGCACGGCGAGAAGCACTTCTGCTCGAACGTCGACGCCGAGGTGTTCATCGTGCTGGCCCGACCGGACGGCGCCCCGGCGGGCGCGAGAGGGCTCGCCACCTTCATCGTGCCGAGGCTGCGACCCGACGGCACCGCGAACGGGTTCCGGATCAAGCGGCTGAAGCCGAAGCTCGGGACCACGGGGGTGCCGACCGCCGAGGTGACCCTCGAGGGGGCGCAGGCCTGGATGGCGCGCCCGCCGACGGCTCGGACCGACGGCGGCGAGGCGTCGACTCGCGGGCTCAGCACGATGATGGAGATGGTCAACGGCAGCCGCTTCGGCGTCGCCGTGATGGGACTCGGCATCCACCGGCGCAGCTTTCTGGAGGCGGCGATCTACGCGTCGCGGCGCGAGCAGTGGGGCCAGCGGATCGACCGGTACCCACTGGTCCGGGAGACGCTGGTCGACCTGCTGGTGGGCCTCGAGGCGGCGGCGGCCCTGACCTACGAGTGCGCGGCGGCGACGCGCGGGCCCGTCGGGGAGGACGAGGGGCGACGGCTGCGCCGCATCCTGGTGCCGCTGGCCAAGGTCCGCGCCACCCGCGAGGCGATCGGTGCCGCCAGCCAGGCGCTCGAGGTGTTCGGCGGCAACGGGTACATGGAGGACTGGCCGATGGCCCGCCAGCTGCGCGACGCCCAGTGCCACACCATCTGGGAGGGGACCGAGAACATCTGCTGCCTCGACGTTCGCCGGGCGATGGGCACCGACGGCGCCCACGAGGCGCTCCTGGCCCGGGTCGATCGGGCGCTGCTCGGCGCCGATCCCGCGCCGGTCCTCGCGCCCGCGGTCGACGCGGTGGCGGGCACGCTGGTCGAGGCGCGCGAGGCGGTCGCGCACGTGATGAGCGCGCCGAACGACCTCCAGCTGCTCCACTGCCGCCGCCTCACCCACCTCCTCGCCGACCTGGCGGAGGGCGCGCTGCTCCTCGACGAGGCGACGTGGTCGCTGGCCCGCGACGACGCGCGCAAGGCGGTCGTGGCGCGGTGCTTCGCCCGGGCCCGTCTGGCGCCGCCGCGGGCGCGCGGCATCCTCGACGACGACCGGACCGTCGTCGACCTCTTCGAGCCGCTCACGCGCTACGGGCCGATCGAGCGCGCTGCCGCCGCGGCCGCGTGAGCCCGCGTTCGCCGGCGGCAGTCTGGCCGATCTCGGCGTCGCTGGTCCTCGCCCTCGACGACCGGCTCGGTCCGCCGATCGACGGCTACGTGAACGGGACGCAGACCTGGCTGACCGACGACGGCCCCGGCGGCGCCCGCCTGGAGTGGCGGCTGCACCCGGTGGCCGGCTACGAGCCGCCCCGGCACGTGTCGCACTACGACCTGTGGGACGTGGCGGTGACCGCGCTGCGCGCCGGCTCCCCCGCCGACGCGCTGCCGCTCGGCGGGACAGGTCGGGCCCTGTCGTCATTGTGGGACGGTCTCGAGTGCTTCCCCGCCGACGGCGAGGAGATCGAGCCGGCGGTGCTCGCGGCAGCGGCGCGCGACCGCCTCGGCACCGCGCCGGCGTCGGCGGGGCTGGTCGACCACGAGCGCATCGGCGACGAGTGGGAGCGATCGCGTCGGGCCACGTCGCTGGTCGGGATGCTGCTCGAGGAGCTGGGCCGGGGGCCGTGATGGACCGGGACGACCTCGCGCGCGCGATCTACGCGGTGTCGCACCTGACCGGTCAGTTCACGCTGCGGTCGGGCGCGACCAGCGACCAGTACTTCGACAAGTACCGCTTCGAGAGCGACCCGCCGCTGCTGGCCGCCGTCGCCGAGGCGCTCGCGCCCCTCGTGCCGCACGACACCGACGCGCTCGCGGGCCTCGAGCTCGGCGGCGTGCCGCTGGCGGTGCAGCTGTCTCAGGTCACGGGCCTCCCGGCCCTCTTCGTCCGCAAGGAGGCGAAGACCTACGGGACCTGCCGGCTCGCAGAGGGGGGCGAGGTGGTGGGTCGGCGCCTGACGGTCGTCGAGGACGTGGTGACCTCGGGCGGCCAGGTGGTGCGGTCGTGCTTCGACCTGCGGGACCGGGGCGCGGTCGTCGAGCACGCGCTCTGCGTCATCGACCGGGAAGCGGGTGGGGCGGCGGCGCTGGCGGCCATCGGGGTGGAGGGCCGTCCGCTCTTCACCATGAGCGAGCTGGAGGCGGCGCAGGGCTGACTCAGTCGGTCCGCCACGGCGGAGTGCGGGGCGGGTCGAAGTCGGCCGGCCGCACCTCGCCGGCGAGGGCGGCGAACGCGGTGTCGAGCCATCGGGCGCCGCCGGCCAGCGGCCACGGCAGGTTGTCGCGTCCGAAGAACCCGACCGCCTGGGTCTCGAGGGGATGGGCGCGCAGCGTGCCTCCAACCATCCGGCAGTGGAAGACGAGCGAGTAGAGCGGCAGGCGAGCGAACCCGAGGCGGAGCCCGTCGAACACGGCGATGAGCGACGCCGGCTCCACCTCGATGCCGGTCTCCTCGTACACCTCCTTCACCGCGACCTCCGAGGGGGAGTAGCCGACGTCCGCCCATCCGACGGGGTACAGCCACACCCCGGAGTCGGCGCGTTGGGTAAGGAGGATCTCGCCGGCGTCGTTGCCGACCACGGCCGCCACCGCCACCTTCGGGGTGACGTACCCGGCGACGCCCTCGCCGACGCTCGCCAGCCACTCCTCGTAGAGGGCATCGGCCGCGGCCTCCTGGCGCGCCGCGGCGCGGATGTCCGCCGCCACCTTCAGCACCTCCTGGAAGCGCTCGCGCTCGTAGAGGCTCTGCGTGAACCCGAGGCCGGTGCGCGCGATCCCCGACAGGGTCTCGGCCCAGCGGAGCAGGTCCACCGACGAGACCGCGTCGGGGTCGCTCACACGCGCACCCTAGCGAGGTGCGATCGGGCGCCAGCCGGCGCTACGGCTCGGCTCCGGTCGCCGCGTCCCGCAGCGCCGAGGCCTTCGCCAGGCCCCAGGCGAGCTGGAGCGGCCCGAGCCCCTCGTCGCCGAGATCGGCGAACGCGTGCGGGGCGAGGCCGTAGCGGTCCTCCGGGAGCGCGCGTTCCTCGAACTCGTCGCGCACCACCGCGGGAACGCCGATGGCGGCGAGCACGGCGGTGGGCTCACGAGCGGCGCCCCGGACGACCTCGAGCGGCGTGGCCCGCTGCGACGCGGGGTCGGTGGCCAGCAGCGTGCCGAGCTCACGGACGACACGACGCGTCGCTGCGTCGGCCGCCGCCACGAGCTGCTCGTCGACCCGGGACCGCTCGGGCCCGGCCATCGAGCCCCAGGCGTCGAGGATCCGCGCCGCGCGTGCGACCAGGTACGGGCCGAGCCGCGCCTCGACCCCGGCGGTGATCGCCGCCCCCGCGGCGCGCAGCCGGGCGAGGGCGGCGGCGCGGTCGTCGGTCAGGCCTCGAGCCCCACGCGCCGCAGCGCCTCCGCCGGCTCGAGGATCAGCCCGGTGACGAAGGGCCCGAAGTCGGCGTAGCGAGCCGACACCTCGTCGAAGCGCATCTCGTACACGATCTCCTTCAGCGCGGCGGGGTCGTCGGCGAGCAGCGTGACGCCCCACTCCCAGTCGTCGATCCCGGTGGAGCCGGTGATGAGCTGGAGCACCCGACCGGCGTAGCTGCGCCCGACTCGGGCGTGACCGCCCATCAGGCGCTTGCGGTCGGCGAAGTCGAGCCGGTACCAGTTGTCGGCGCCGTCCCGCCGCTTCGACATCGGGTAGAAGCAGAGCATCCGCTTGGCCGGGAGCCGGGGGTGGAGCCGCTGCTCGCGGTAGTGGTGGATGCGCTCCCGCCAGGCCGCCAGCCCCTCCTCGACCGCGGTCGGGTCGGTCAGGCCCTCCTCGGCGGCGAGCCGGGCCCGCTCGTCCTCCTCGGTGGCCGAGTACTCGGACAGCTCGGTGAGCGAGACGTACGACCAGCTCGGGGTGAGGGGCGCCCGCTGCAGGTCGTGCTCGAAGGCGGCGAGACGGGCCATGTCGGGGCCGAGCGCCATGACCCCGAGGTCGGCCTTGTGCCCGAGCACGACGAAGGTCAGCGCCTGGTGGGTGCCGTCGGCGGTGAGGCGGTCCAGCGCGTCGAGGACGTGCTTGGCGCCGCTCGGCTCGTCCTCGGCGCGGCGGGCGTCGACCCGGTAGAAGAGGTGGAGGACGCCCCAGCCCGACGACGCCTCGACCGGCTCGCCGCTCATGGCCCCGTCGTCGGGTGCTGCGCCATGCCGCGATGCTACGCGGCGCCTCGAGGCTGACCCTCCACGGCCTCGACGGCGACGAGCTGGAACGGGAAGTGACGCGCCATCACGGCGCGCACCTGGGCGTCGGCCTCCCAGCCCTCGCCGTCGACGAGCAGCCGGAAGAGGCGGCGCAAGAAGGCGCCCTCGACGAAGGCCCGCTGGATGCGGGGCGGCTCGGGCGCGACCACGTCGCGCATGATCGGCGGGCACACGAGCACGCGCTCCGCGACCGGGTCGGCGAGCACCGGGTCGCGGAACTCCTCGTCGAAGTCGCCGAACCAGCCGGCGGCCACCTCCTCGCGCACCCGCTGGTCGCGGCGGGCCGCGTCGAGGTACGGCTCCCGATCGAGGAACTGGACCTGGACGTCGGGCAGCGCGGCCTCGTACGGCGACCACTTGGCCAGGACGATCGAGCGGATGCGGCCTTCCTCCACGACCCCAGTGTGCACCCGAGACGGTCGGAGCGGTGACACCCGGGCCGGACGCGATCGGGGCGCCCCGTGCGGGGCGCCCCGGTCGTCGTGCTCGCCTGTTCGGCAGAAGATTAGAAGTCCATGTCCCCCATGCCGCCGCCGGGCATGGCCGGGGCCGCGGGCTTGTCCTCGGGCTTGTCGGCGACGACGGCCTCGGTGGTGAGGAACAGGGCCGCGATCGACGCCGCGTTCTGTAGCGCCGAGCGGGTGACCTTCGCGGCGTCGATGACGCCGGCCTTCCGCAAGTCCTCGTACTCGCCGGTGGCGGCGTTGAGCCCGTTGTCACCGGTGAGGTTCTTCACCTTCTCGACCACGACGCCGCCCTCGAACCCGGCGTTGACGGCGATCTGCTTGAGCGGCTCCTCGAGGGCCCGGGCCACCTCGCGGGCGCCCGTGGCCTCGTCACCGTCGAGCTTCTTGGCCGCCTCGAGCACCTTGGTCTGGGCCCGCAGCAGCGCCACCCCGCCGCCGGCCACGACGCCCTCCTCGACGGCGGCCTTCGTGGTCTGGACCGCGTCCTCGATGCGGTGCTTCTTCTCCTTGAGCTCGACCTCGGTGGCTGCGCCGACCTTGATGATCGCGACCCCGCCCGACAGCTTGGCGAGCCGCTCCTGGAGCTTCTCGCGGTCGTAGTCGGAGTCGGTGTTCTCGATCTCCTGCTTGATCTGGTTGATGCGGCCCTGCACGTCGGCCTTGCTGCCGCCGCCCTCGACGATCGTGGTCTCGTCCTTGGTGACGACGATCTTGCGGGCCTTGCCGAGCAGGTCGACGCCGATGTTCTCGAGCTTCAGGCCGACCTCCTCGGAGACCACCTGACCGCCGGTGAGGATCGCCATGTCCTGGAGCATGGCCTTGCGGCGCTCACCGAAGCCGGGGGCCTTCACCGCCACCGACTTGAACGTGCCCCGGATCTTGTTCACGACCAGGGTGGCGAGGGCCTCGCCCTCGACGTCCTCGGCGACGATGGCCAGCGGCTTGCCGCCCTGCATGACCTTCTCGAGGACGGGCAGCAGGTCCTTCACCGCCGAGATCTTCGAGGAGACCAGGAGCAGGTAGGCGTCGTCGAGGACAGCCTCCATGCGCTCGGGGTCGGTCACGAAGTACGGGGAGATGTAGCCCTTGTCGAAGCGCATGCCCTCGACGAGGTCCAGCTCCATCCCGAAGGTCTGCGACTCCTCGACGGTGATCACGCCGTCGGTGCCGACCTTCTCGAGGGCCTCGGCGATCATCGAGCCGATCTCGGCGTCGGCGGCCGAGATGGCGGCGACGTTGGCGATCTGGGCCTTGTCGGTCTCCACCTTCTGGGACGACGACGCGATGGCGTCCACCGCGGTACCCACCGCCGACTCGATGCCCCGCTTGAGGACCATCGGGTTGGCGCCGGCGGCCACGTTGCGCAGCCCCTCCCGCACCAGCGCCCAGGCCAGGACCGTCGCGGTCGTCGTGCCGTCGCCGGCCACGTCGTCGGTCTTCTTGGCCACTTCCTTCACCAGCTCGGCCCCGATCTTCTCGTACGGGTCCTCGAGCTCGATCTCCTTGGCGATGGAGACACCGTCGTTGGTGATCGTCGGGGCGCCCCACTTCTTCTCCAGGACGACGTTGCGCCCCTTCGGCCCCAGGGTGACCCGGACGGCGTCGGCGAGCTTGTTCATCCCGGCCTCGAGCGCACGGCGGGCATTCTCGGCGTAGGCGATTTGCTTGGGCATCTGGCTTCCCCTTGCGGGTCGGGGTCGAGTTTCGAACGTTGGCACTCGGCGTGTGCGAGTGCTAACAGAATTCTGGCACTCAGCGCCCGAGAGTGCAAATGCCGGGCCCGGCCCTGGCCCGGGCGGGGCGCCCTACGCTGCGCCCGTGGCCGAGATGCACGACGCCACCGAGGAGTACCTCGAGACCATCCTCGAGATCGAGGAGGAGGGGGTCACCCCGATCCGGGCCCGGATCGTCGAGCGCCTCGGCCTGTCCGCCGCCGCGGTGTCCGAGCAGGTGAACCGGCTCGTCGAGCACGGCTACGCCGAGCTCCTCGACGACCGCAGCCTGCGGCTCACGGCCCGGGGCCGGGCCCTCGCGACCTCGATCGTGCGGCGGCACCGGCTGGCCGAGCGGCTCCTCGTGGACGTGATCGGCCTCGAGTGGGAGAAGGTCCACCGGGAGGCCGACCGGTGGGAGCACGCCATCTCGGCCGACGTGGAGCAGAAGCTGGTCGAGCTGCTCGGCGACCCCGCCACGTGCCCGCACGGCAACCCGATCCCCGGCTCGGCGCATCGGGTCGACACCGGCCCCACGGTGCCGCTGGCGCTGGCGCCGGCCGGGCCGGTGCTGGTGGCGCGGATCAGCGAGAAGATCGAGCTCGACGACCGGGCCCTGCGGCTGCTCGCGGCGGCGCGGCTCGTGCCGGGGTCCCAGGCGTCGGTGCTCGGGAGCGGCGCCGAGGGGACCCGGGTCCGCAGCGACGCCGGCGAGGCGACGGTCCCGGCCGACGTGGCCCGCCTGACCTTCGTCGTCCCCCTCGAGTAGGTCAGACGCCGGCGGCGACGAGCACGAGGTCCGTGAACAGCCCGAGCGCCAGGCCGACGAACAGGCCCCACATGACGTGTCGGGGGTCGTGCTCGAGCCGGAAGGCGACGCTCAGCAGCTGGACGATCACGTAGAGGATGGACCCGGCCGCCAGGGCCAGGAAGGCGACCTCGAGCTCGGTGCTCGTCACGCTCTGGCCGATCAGGGTGCCGACGAAGGTGGGCCCACCGCCGAGCAGGCCCAGCCACCCGAGGAACCCCCAGCTCGGCCGGTCCGCCTCGGCCGCCAGCGGCGCGACGATGCCGAAGCCCTCGGTGGCGTTGTGGAGCCCGAAGCCGATGACGAGCAGGACGGCCAGGCTGACCTTGTTGGCCGCCGCCGACTGCCCGATGGCGAGGCCCTCGGCGAGGTTGTGCAGGCCGATCCCCGCCGCGATGAACACGACGAGCCGCCGGGTCGCCGACCGGGGGTCGGCCGGCGAGCCGACCGGCGCGGCGACGGCGTCGAGCCTGGCGGCGCCGGGCCCCGGGGGCGGGACCACCCGGCGACGGCTCAGGCGCCGCTCGTAGTAGACGAGGCCGAGCAGCCCGAGCCCGAAGGCGGCGACGAACAGGGCCGACCGGAGGACGACGTCGCCCCACGCGCCGTCTCGCACCGCGGTCTGGACCGGGTCGAATCCGTTGTGCACGGTCTCGACGAGGAGGAACACGAGCACGCCGGCCGCGCCGGCGTTGAGGAGGGCCCGGAGCATGGGCGGCAGGGCCCGGACCCGGCCGACCGGCAGCCCGAGGAAGATCGTGACGCCGGCTAGGGCGCCGAGGAGGGTGATCTCGCCGGTGGACATGGCCCCGCTCCGTTGCCGCTGGCGGCGAACGGGCCGCCCTCGGAGGTAAGGGCAACCTTACCTACGGTGGTGAGGGCGGGTCAACCGCCGGCGACGGCGGGCACGATGCTCACCACGGTCCCCTCCGGCACCGGGGTGGCGACGCCGTCGAGGAAGCGGATGTCCTCGTCGGCGACGAACACGTTCACGAACCGGCGCAGGCCACCACCGTCGTCGAAGAGGCGCTCCTCGAAGCCGGGGTGGGCGGCGTCGAGGGCCTGGAGGACGGCGCCGACGGTGGCGCCGGCCACGGCGACCTCCGAGGCACCGCCGGTCAGGGACCGCAGCTGGGTGGGGACCCGGACTGTCACCGGCACGCTCAGGCCTCCGCGGCGGCGCCCGGGAAGGCGGCCCGGAAGGCCGCGAGGGTGGGCTCGATCGTCGCCGCGGGGCCGACCTCGCCGCTCACCGCATCGAGCGTCTTGAGGCCGTGCCCGGTCACGTAGACGACAACCCGCTCGTCGCGCCGCACCACGCCGTCGTCGGCGAGGCGCCGCAGCGAGGCGATGGTCACGCCCGCGGCCGTCTCGCCGAAGATCCCCTCCGTGCGGGCGAGGAGGCGGATCCCGGCCCGAACCTCGTCGTCGCTGACCGCCGTCAGCGCGCCGCCGGTGCGGCGCACGGTGTCGAGGGCGTAGTACCCGTCGGCCGGGTCGCCGATGGCGAGCGACTTGGCGATGGTGTTCGGCTTCTGCGGGCGGATGGCGTCGCTGCCCTCGGCGAAGGCGGTGGCGACGGGCGAGCAGCCGGCCGCCTGCGCTCCCGAGATCCGCACCGCGGCCTCCTCGAGCAGCCCCACCCGGACCAGGTCCTCGAACCCGCGGTGCACCTTCGTGAGCAGCGAGCCGCTGGCCACCGGGACCACGACGTGGTCGGGCGCCTGCCAGCCGAGCTGCTCGGCGGTCTCGAAGGCGAGCGTCCGCGACCCCTCGGCGTAGAAGGGGCGGACGTTGACGTTCACGAACGCCCACGGCTGCTCGGCCGCGAGCTCGGCGCAGAGGCGGTTCACGTCGTCGTAGCTGCCGTCGACCGCGACGAGGTTCGTGCCGTACACGGCGGTGGTGACGATCTTCGCCGGCTCGAGGTCGGCGGGAACG
Coding sequences within:
- a CDS encoding ZIP family metal transporter — encoded protein: MSTGEITLLGALAGVTIFLGLPVGRVRALPPMLRALLNAGAAGVLVFLLVETVHNGFDPVQTAVRDGAWGDVVLRSALFVAAFGLGLLGLVYYERRLSRRRVVPPPGPGAARLDAVAAPVGSPADPRSATRRLVVFIAAGIGLHNLAEGLAIGQSAAANKVSLAVLLVIGFGLHNATEGFGIVAPLAAEADRPSWGFLGWLGLLGGGPTFVGTLIGQSVTSTELEVAFLALAAGSILYVIVQLLSVAFRLEHDPRHVMWGLFVGLALGLFTDLVLVAAGV
- a CDS encoding ubiquitin-like small modifier protein 1 — translated: MPVTVRVPTQLRSLTGGASEVAVAGATVGAVLQALDAAHPGFEERLFDDGGGLRRFVNVFVADEDIRFLDGVATPVPEGTVVSIVPAVAGG
- the thrC gene encoding threonine synthase, yielding MAFVHALRCRECGRAYDVSPRYACEWCFGPLEVAYDEDAVAGAVTRASIAAGPPTIWRYAGLLPVDEPPGGIPVGCTPLLRADRLAAELGLGEVWVKDDTRNPTNSFKDRVVAVAVAKALEFGLKTIACASTGNLANAVASAAARVGLPSYVFVPADLEPAKIVTTAVYGTNLVAVDGSYDDVNRLCAELAAEQPWAFVNVNVRPFYAEGSRTLAFETAEQLGWQAPDHVVVPVASGSLLTKVHRGFEDLVRVGLLEEAAVRISGAQAAGCSPVATAFAEGSDAIRPQKPNTIAKSLAIGDPADGYYALDTVRRTGGALTAVSDDEVRAGIRLLARTEGIFGETAAGVTIASLRRLADDGVVRRDERVVVYVTGHGLKTLDAVSGEVGPAATIEPTLAAFRAAFPGAAAEA